The Thermacetogenium phaeum DSM 12270 genome segment ACCTTTTGCCGGCAAATATGCCGGCAAAATTATCATACCTTATTCTGGTAGTGCTGGCAAGCTGAATTATTATGAAGTCTCGCGCCAAGAAAAAACGCCGCCAGAACCCGGGCAGCAGTGTCAAACGATGCTTATCAAGCAAAATTCATTATTCTTTCCAACAGCAACGCACCAGCGTTTTTCAAGAGATCAACCGATCCCTCACCGGTTCCAAAGATGCTCAGGGCTTTTTCAATATCCCCAGCCGTGCGCTATACCGGCCTGGCAAGCTCTTCTCTTAGCGTCTCCGCTCTCACTCCCGGCGCGTTCAGGTTCAGAAGCCATATGCCGTTCCAGAGCGCCTATCCTTGCCTCCAGGTCTTCGACCCTCCGCTCCAGACTGCTCACCTGGCCCGCCTCTGCAGTTGCTTCCAAAAACAGTATACTACACCACCGAGGGCGGTAGTCACCGCCGCAACCGTGAAAACGACCAATGGTTATTGCTCGCAGGGGAGCCTCGCATTGCTCACATGTTAGCTGGCAGAAATCTAAGAAATCTTGAAGGAGGTCCTGTTCCAGGCGGGAGTGCAAAGAAAACCAGCAACTCTTTCATGATGGTTTTAGTGGATGGAGTCTTGGCAGTTGCCCAAGGTTAATACGCTCTCACGCCGGACTCTCTGATGTATCGACGTACCCGGTAGTATCAAAAGGCTGGTCAATATACTGAAGCATCCCTAAAAAAGGAGAAATATAAACGACATTATTTCCTATAATCTCTGATTTTATATGGAAGGAAAAAGAAGGAGAGTAAAGAAATAAAAGGAAATAGATGTGTGCCAATGCTACATTTAAATTATTGTCCAAGATCATCCGTAAATAGATGGTAAACATTTTTTTGGGGGGGAGCTACTTCGATTCACACCAAACAGGTAAAACAAGGGGGTGCTAGTAATAAACTGAAACAAGGCAGTGATTATGTTTCATAAAACATAGGTTAGGTTAAAAGTTGTTGGAAGAAAAACATAATCTTTATAAAGGGAGTGTTTTTAATGAGAAAAAATATGTTTATTACTGTCTAGCCCGTACAGTGGTGTATATGCCCGTAGTTATGTAGCTCTTTATAGCTATACCCAGTCGAACCAACCACAAATCAGGATTGGTAATATAGATTATAGACCAACCTCATCCATTTATACGAATTGGTTAACTGGTGAATGTGATCCAAATCCTAATGGGTCTTATACTCATACTTACGGATATTAAAGGAATTAAGATAAAAAATTAAAAATGCGGGCACACATGGTCAAGTCCAAATTTGTGTGTAAATTCCCTCTGGCAGATAAGATCACCCCGTTTTAAGCTACATTTACCTGGGTATCGGCATTATTCACCTCCTTCTGCTGTTTTTCTGTGTTAGCCTTCCACTCCCAATACTCTGCCATATCAAAGTAGCGCTTTCCTGTGGTCCACACCTCGTCGATCTCTACAAGCACTGCTCCGATCAGTCTCACAGCCGACTCCTCGTTAGGGAAGATTCGGATCACCCGCTCCCGCCGGCGGATCTCCTGGTTGAGCCGCTCGACTCCATTGGTGGTGCGCAGCCGCTTCCGGTAGCGCCCTGGTAGTGCCATCACCGCCATTGCGTCCTCGAAACCAGCTTCAAGTCGCTCTACCGCCTTTGGCGCCCGGGCGCCAAAGGCCTCTATCGTTTCGTTCAGCAACCGCCTGGCCGTCTCCATATCCGGCGCGTCGAAGATCAACCGCAGTCGCCCGTGCAGGTCGCCCTGGAGGCTCTTAGGACAGGCGTCCAGGATGTTCCGGATAAAGTGGGTCTGGCACCGCTGCCATGTCGCTCCTTGGAAGTGGGTTTCTATCGCATTGATCAAGCCCTTGTGATCATCCGAAACAACCAAGTCCACTCCCTTGAGACCGCGCTCCTTGAGCCGGCCGAAGAACTCCGACCAAGCAGCCTCTGATTCGCTATCCCCGAGCATAAGCCCTAAAATCTCCCGGTATCCCTCCCGGTTGATCCCTGTAGCGAGAAGTACGCTTGAAAGCCGTACCCGGCCGCCTTTACGCACCCGGATGACAATGGCATCTACCAGGAGAAATGGGTATTCCTGGCTGCTCAAATCTCGCTCGTTCCACTCCTTTACGATGTCGTCCAGTCTTTTGCACAGGCTGGATACGGTGGATTTGGAGAACTCCGTGCCGCATAGTTCATCAACAACCGCCCTTACCTTCCTGGTGGATACGCCGTTCACGACCATCTCGACCATGGCCAGCAAGAGCGCCTGCTCGCTCCGCTGGTACCGCTCGAAAAGCTCCGTGGAGAAGTGCCCGCTCCGGAGACGGGGAACCATAAGCGTAAGTTCTCCTACGCGAGACTTGAGCAGCTTATCCCGATACCCGTTGCGGTACCCCTGCCGCTCTTCGGTACGTTCGTATGGCTTGGCCCTGAGTTGTTCGGTAGCCTGAGCATCGAGTATCTGATTCACGATGTTCTCCACCAACCGAGCCAATCCATCATCCCGAATAAATAATCCTTGCAAGAGATCACAGTCTACGGTAACCTGGTAGTGAGCCATCTTTTCTCCCTCCTGATGATTAAGATTAAGCCACTTCTTATCTACCAGAGGGAGGGGTGGCTCTCCTGCTTCAAGCCATCAATTTTACACCATCATAATGGACACTACTGGCACACATTGGGTATTTTTCACGAATGTGTGCCCGTATAACATCTGTTTTGGAGGTATAGAAAAGTATGTATAAACATACCAAGAATTTTATTATATATTTATCGATTTCATTGTTAATAATAGTTTGTAGTATAGTTACAGTATTAGAGCGTGCCTGTATGACAAACGATAAGAAGCAAGCAATTGATGAAGGAATAATAGGTGATAATCAAAAACAACAACTAAAATCTTTATTTTACTTATATCATAATGATGATGGTGGATTTGCCCCATTACCTCCTGCAACTGCCAGAGAACCAGATTTGTATGCCACTTATTATTCATTAATGTCTCTTGATGAGTTGTCATCATTATCTTTGTTAGAGGATCATAGAAAAAAAACTGTTAAATGGTTACATTCCTCACGGCCAGAGAATTATACAGGTTATAATGTATTACCTGACATTTTTTATAACGTAATGAGTCTCGATTTGCTAAATGAAGAACCTTTGAACAAGTCTTTAATCATACAAAAGGTAAAGAGTTATATTCAACCAAACGGCGCTTTTTTAGATTTGGATTTAAGTAAGACAAAATCTATTCGCGATGAAGACTACCTATTACCAACATATATGGCATTATGCGTTATTAAGAAGTTAGATGGTTCTATAGATAATAGTACTATTGAATGGTTATGTAATATGTGGAACAAGTGTAATGTATTAGATATATCTAACTACTATAACTACCAATTGCTGTATAAAAGTATGCAGTTAGCAGGAATTGATATGGAAAATAAAATAGGAAAACAAGTTCTATCTGTCGGTGAAAAATCAGTAACTGTGGAAATTATTAAAGACAAAGGCCGCTATGTTGTAACATGTAAAGATCCTAATATGGATAAAGCAAATACCGAAGAGTTAAAAAAGTTTGAAGAAGCAATTGATAAATTATCTAATGACTTGAATAATTTAGACTACTATAGAGAAAAAGTCAAATCCGCTCGTTCTTTAGCTGAGATAAGGGCTATTGTAGAATTCGTTCCTGATGTAGCAGCAATTAGACATGAAGTACTTTCTCTACTGAATAATATGCAGTTGAATAACGGGGGGTTTAGCTTTATTATACCGCCCGAAAACGATGATATCCAGGGGACTTATTATGCGCTTAGTATTTATAACAAGTTTGATATACTTCCTAAGAAGGATAAAATAATAAGTTTAATTTTATCAAATAAATCTGATAAGGGTGGTTTTTTTAATTCCTGGCATTGCCATTCCCTTGGAATTACTACGTACTATGTGTTGTCCTCCATGAAAATGCTTGGGTTACCTATAGAACCGGAAATCAAAAGTAAGGTAATAAGTTATGTTAATAATGCATACGAAATTGAAGATCGGTCAAACTACTTGTTTTCTCTTATTAGAAATGCTCAATTATTAGGAATACAACTTGAACCCAAACCCGATGTTATAAAAAAGCTAACCAATCAAGTAATAGTGGAGATAAAAAATAATAATCTTGAAGAAATATATTTTATTTGTTATGTTTTAAATTACTTGAACCATCCTGTTCAGAATAGTACTGTTATAGAAATAAGAAATACACTGAAATCCTTACAGAATAAAGATGGTGGTTTTGGATCAGAAAAATCAAGTTTAATTGATACTTATTATGCAATTAAGATATACAAAACATTGGGCATAGAAGTTCCCAACCGCGATAAAACGGTTCAATGGCTTATAAATCATCAATCTACTGAAGGAATTTTTAAGATTCAAGATCATTCAGATATGGTAATTAATTATTTCTTTGTGGATAGCCTTAATTCACTAAACCATGAAATACCAAACAAGGAAAATATAATAAGATGGGTTATGAAATGCAAAAATGATCAATATGGAACTTTCAAAATGTTACCTGGTAATGTTCCAAATCCAAATAATGATAGTGACCCTCTTCTATCAACGTATTCAGCACTATTTCTATTAAATTTGATGCAGAAGAAAGCATAGACCGCGTTGCTTAATAAGTATAGTATCAACAGAGATATGTCCACCTGACAACTGGAAATAGATTTGGGGATCGGCCAGATTACGCCGGACCCCCGGACCCAGCGCTGCAGCAGGGCATAAATCAGTAAGGCCATCAGGAAGACGTAGCCTATAGCCACCACCCGTTCCGGGTTCTTGACGTAAATCCCATCCACATAAACCGGAGTCTAAAGACAAGCAAAACGACAGCTCCACTGCAGTCTGGTTTTTGCATTCCCGCAATACATCGGCGGAAGAAAGCTCTTTATCTTCAAGAATGTTTGTAATCAACACGAAAGTAGCGGCTTTTGCCTTGAGATCCTTGACAAACTCTTCATTGACAGAGACTAGAGAGGGAACGACTCGATAATGAACCTGATAGTTCACCGGATCAACCCCTGCGGGGCCGCCTCACCCGGCGTTTGATCACCCGTTCCTCTTTGATTTCAACCTCTTTATTCCATTTCTTATCGCTCATATTGCCATCACGCATTTCCCCAAAGATGGGGATCCCTTCGCCGGTAGTGATGAGGCCGTAAAGAAACTGCTTCAGGTCAGGGCGGCGGTCTTTGCTGTAGCCGTAGGTGATATCGATTAAATGACCAGCTTCATCTTACTGTTCATACTCTCCGGCAACTGAGATGGAAGTGGTATCGGCATGAACAACTGTGGTTTCAATCTGGTGCACTTTAATGGCCGATAAGGCCAGAGCCAGGTCCCGCCGCACTCCGTCCTTATCCAGGCGCCTGCCCGGGCCGGCGGTGGCCGCATCGCTCAACCGCTCCCCCTTCGGCAATGGCATCCGCTTCGCCTCTTCGATAGACTCGAAGTCGGCTGGGCTGAACTGATATTGACTGGCGCCTTTGCCCATGCCGGGTGCACCCCATGCCGGGCGCACAAAAATGGCTTCCGGGTCGATCTCCGGAAGCCTTGATTTTCCTGGAGCTGATGGTGGGATTTGAACCCACGACCTGCGCATTACGAGTGCGCTGCTCTACCGCTGAGCCACATTAGCAGTGACGTTTTAAGCTCAGACCGCCCTACCCGCCGGAAAGCCCCTTACCTTCCGCCGCCTTCCCGGCGGCAGACGCCTTTTCCTCCGTGGCGTTGCCGGCCAGTTCGCTGACGATGATTCCTGCCAGGATCAAGGCACACCCCAGGATCTTCTGGGGTCCGAAGGCCTCGCTGCCGAAAAAGTAGCTGAAGATCCCCGCAAAAACTGGCTCCATCGCCAGGATCACGGCAACCCTGTCCGGGCTGGTGAAGCGCTGCGCCCAGCTCTGGGCCAGGAAGGCCGCAGCAGTGGCAGGAATCGAGGTGACCCCCAGCGCCCACAAGACTGCCGGAGACCACCGGACGCCGCCGCCGTCCACGGCCCAGATCCCGAAGCTGAGCAGGGACACCATCCCCAGCTGGATCAGGGTAAGGTTTGAAGCCCTCATGGTTTTCGCGGCCTCCTTCACCGCCAGGATCTGGAGGGCGAAGAAAACGGCGCAGCAGAAAACCAGCAGGTCCCCTTTTCCCGGCAGAAACGCCCCCTCCAGGGTCAGGAACCCCAGGCCGGATGCGGCCAGCAGGGCCCCACAGCACGCCCCCCAGGCCGGGAGCTTTCTCTCCCGGACGGCGGCCAAAAAAGGGACCAGGATGACGCTCAGCCCGGTGATGAAGGCGGCTTTGCCGGGCGTCGTCCAGATCAGCCCGATCGTTTGGAAGGCGTATCCGCCGAAAAGATAGCATCCCGCCCTGAAGGCGGCGGGATGGCAGCGCCACCCCCCTCTCCAGAGGGGAAGCAGGAACAAAAAGGCGATTAAAAAGCGGACGGCCAAAAAGGGATAGGCGTCGATGTCGGCCAGGGCGTCCTTGACCAGCTGAAAGGTCGTGCCCCAGACAAAGGCAACTCCCAGCAGAGCCAGGTCTGCCAGATACTGCTTCTTCAGCCCCATCAAACTTCACCCTGTAAAAAATATCATTTATTTTTATGAAAGGAATTTTATAATAACCAGCGAATAAATATACTTGGCGCAACCGGCGATATCATTATTTTAACAAAAAATCAACTTGGGAGGAGAAGTATTGTGCAGAAAACGTTAAAAGGCTTGCTTATCCTGTTGTTGATCGGACTTGTCGGTTTGTTTGCGGTGGGCTGCTCACAAAAGGAAAAGGGCACGCCCACAGGCGGCACAAACGGCGCAGAGGACGAAAACGCCAAACCCAAATACACAGTGGCTTTTGAGGCGACATTCGCCCCCTTCGAGTTCCGGGATGAAAAAACGGGGGAATTCACCGGCTTCGACATCGAACTGATCAAGGCCATCGGCGAGGTGGAGGGCTTTGACGTCGAGCTGAAAGAGATGGGCTTCCAGGGGATTGTGGCTGCAGTGAAAACCGGGAACATCGACATCGGGTGCTCCGGTATAACGATCAAAGAAGACCGCTTAAAAGAAGTGGACTTTTCCATACCTTACTATCAAGCGGGTTTGGGCATCGTCGTCAGGGCGAATGAAACCAGGATCAACGGCGTCGAGGATTTGAAGGGCAAAAGGATCGCCGTGCAGATCGGCACCACAGGAGCGGATTTCGCAAGAACGATTGAAGGCGCCACGGTCATAGACTTCGACCAGGTCACCGATGCCCTGATGGAAGTGAAGAACGGCGGAGCCGACGCCCTCGTCAACGACTACCCGGTCAACCTCTACTACGTCAACAAAAGCCCGAAGGACTACAAGATGGTCGGCGGGATTCTGGAAAGTGAGTACTACGGCATCGCCGTCCGGAAGGGGAACACGGAGCTGTTAGAAAAAATAAACAGCGGCCTGATGAAGCTGAAAGAAAACGGAGAGTACGCCAGGTTGTACAAAAAGTGGATCGGAGTCGAGCCGCCGGAGTTCCTGCCCGGCGAACCGGAAGCATAGCCAAGCGCAGGGAATTGAGTCTGCGTAGTCTGTTGGCGGCTACGCAGATCTTTTTTTGGTGATCACAAAAAAATTTAAAACCGGCCAATTCGGTACAAGCGAGGTGCCTTAAAGCTTGGACTTAATCATCCGGTCTCTGCCATTCCTGCTCACAGGAGTTCTGCAAACACTCAAAGTAACGATAATCGCCGTGGCAATAGGCTGCGTTCTCGGCCTCTTCGGAGGGATGGGGCGTCTTTCCAACAGCCGGTTCTTGCGTGCCCTGGCCACCTGTTACGTCGACTTCGTGCGCGGCACCCCTTTACTCGTTCAGTTATTTATCGTCTACTTCGGGCTGCCGCAGGTAATCCAGGAATTCAAAGAGTTCCTGGAAGTCTCTTTTGCCCTCGGCCCCTTTTCGTCCACTTCCCACATCCCCCCCTTCATCGCCGCCGTGGTGGCCTGCGGCATCAACAGCGGGGCCTACGTTTCGGAGATCTTCCGGGCGGGGATCCAGTCCATTGAAAAGGGACAGCGGGAGGCCGCCCTTTCCCTGGGGATGACGCCGAAGCAGGCCATGCGCTACGTGATCCTTCCCCAGGCCTTCCGGAGGGTGGTGCCCCCTTTGGGGAACGAATTCATCGCCATGCTCAAAGACACCTCCCTCTTGGTCTGCATTGGGTACGCCGAGCTCACCCGCCAGGGGCAGCTGATCATCGGCAACACCTTCAGGCCCTTTGAGATCTGGTTTGCCGTGGCCTTCCTCTACCTGATCATGACCTTAAGCATCTCCCGGCTGGT includes the following:
- a CDS encoding IS256 family transposase; its protein translation is MAHYQVTVDCDLLQGLFIRDDGLARLVENIVNQILDAQATEQLRAKPYERTEERQGYRNGYRDKLLKSRVGELTLMVPRLRSGHFSTELFERYQRSEQALLLAMVEMVVNGVSTRKVRAVVDELCGTEFSKSTVSSLCKRLDDIVKEWNERDLSSQEYPFLLVDAIVIRVRKGGRVRLSSVLLATGINREGYREILGLMLGDSESEAAWSEFFGRLKERGLKGVDLVVSDDHKGLINAIETHFQGATWQRCQTHFIRNILDACPKSLQGDLHGRLRLIFDAPDMETARRLLNETIEAFGARAPKAVERLEAGFEDAMAVMALPGRYRKRLRTTNGVERLNQEIRRRERVIRIFPNEESAVRLIGAVLVEIDEVWTTGKRYFDMAEYWEWKANTEKQQKEVNNADTQVNVA
- a CDS encoding prenyltransferase/squalene oxidase repeat-containing protein; protein product: MTNDKKQAIDEGIIGDNQKQQLKSLFYLYHNDDGGFAPLPPATAREPDLYATYYSLMSLDELSSLSLLEDHRKKTVKWLHSSRPENYTGYNVLPDIFYNVMSLDLLNEEPLNKSLIIQKVKSYIQPNGAFLDLDLSKTKSIRDEDYLLPTYMALCVIKKLDGSIDNSTIEWLCNMWNKCNVLDISNYYNYQLLYKSMQLAGIDMENKIGKQVLSVGEKSVTVEIIKDKGRYVVTCKDPNMDKANTEELKKFEEAIDKLSNDLNNLDYYREKVKSARSLAEIRAIVEFVPDVAAIRHEVLSLLNNMQLNNGGFSFIIPPENDDIQGTYYALSIYNKFDILPKKDKIISLILSNKSDKGGFFNSWHCHSLGITTYYVLSSMKMLGLPIEPEIKSKVISYVNNAYEIEDRSNYLFSLIRNAQLLGIQLEPKPDVIKKLTNQVIVEIKNNNLEEIYFICYVLNYLNHPVQNSTVIEIRNTLKSLQNKDGGFGSEKSSLIDTYYAIKIYKTLGIEVPNRDKTVQWLINHQSTEGIFKIQDHSDMVINYFFVDSLNSLNHEIPNKENIIRWVMKCKNDQYGTFKMLPGNVPNPNNDSDPLLSTYSALFLLNLMQKKA
- a CDS encoding DMT family transporter, which gives rise to MGLKKQYLADLALLGVAFVWGTTFQLVKDALADIDAYPFLAVRFLIAFLFLLPLWRGGWRCHPAAFRAGCYLFGGYAFQTIGLIWTTPGKAAFITGLSVILVPFLAAVRERKLPAWGACCGALLAASGLGFLTLEGAFLPGKGDLLVFCCAVFFALQILAVKEAAKTMRASNLTLIQLGMVSLLSFGIWAVDGGGVRWSPAVLWALGVTSIPATAAAFLAQSWAQRFTSPDRVAVILAMEPVFAGIFSYFFGSEAFGPQKILGCALILAGIIVSELAGNATEEKASAAGKAAEGKGLSGG
- a CDS encoding basic amino acid ABC transporter substrate-binding protein, with amino-acid sequence MQKTLKGLLILLLIGLVGLFAVGCSQKEKGTPTGGTNGAEDENAKPKYTVAFEATFAPFEFRDEKTGEFTGFDIELIKAIGEVEGFDVELKEMGFQGIVAAVKTGNIDIGCSGITIKEDRLKEVDFSIPYYQAGLGIVVRANETRINGVEDLKGKRIAVQIGTTGADFARTIEGATVIDFDQVTDALMEVKNGGADALVNDYPVNLYYVNKSPKDYKMVGGILESEYYGIAVRKGNTELLEKINSGLMKLKENGEYARLYKKWIGVEPPEFLPGEPEA
- a CDS encoding amino acid ABC transporter permease, whose amino-acid sequence is MDLIIRSLPFLLTGVLQTLKVTIIAVAIGCVLGLFGGMGRLSNSRFLRALATCYVDFVRGTPLLVQLFIVYFGLPQVIQEFKEFLEVSFALGPFSSTSHIPPFIAAVVACGINSGAYVSEIFRAGIQSIEKGQREAALSLGMTPKQAMRYVILPQAFRRVVPPLGNEFIAMLKDTSLLVCIGYAELTRQGQLIIGNTFRPFEIWFAVAFLYLIMTLSISRLVDFTERRLGVRGHHQS